Proteins found in one Candidatus Hydrogenedentota bacterium genomic segment:
- a CDS encoding sigma-70 family RNA polymerase sigma factor has protein sequence MAYRTSNIQQSSLTDEELMVRVQRDDTSAFGLLMKRYESPLFNYLRRMIGNTADAEELFQEAFLKIYQHRERFDSRLPFKPWLYRIATNLCSDRLRHRARRPIQSLDAPVSDDDHSATLSSRLANGHAGPIERAREQELKERLAEAVQALPEKQRSVFLMARYDGMSYDAIGHVLEIPVGTVKSRMNTAVTYLMDQLREFMP, from the coding sequence ATGGCGTATAGAACAAGCAACATACAGCAATCGTCTCTCACGGACGAGGAACTTATGGTCCGCGTTCAGCGGGATGACACGTCTGCATTTGGCTTACTAATGAAACGATACGAGTCGCCGTTGTTTAACTATCTTCGCCGTATGATCGGAAACACCGCCGATGCCGAGGAACTGTTTCAAGAAGCGTTCTTAAAAATCTATCAGCATCGCGAGCGCTTCGATTCCCGCTTGCCTTTCAAACCGTGGTTGTATCGTATTGCCACCAACTTGTGCAGCGACCGGCTCCGCCACCGCGCGCGGAGGCCTATCCAGTCCTTAGATGCGCCTGTCTCCGATGATGATCATTCCGCGACACTTAGTTCTCGCCTTGCCAATGGGCATGCAGGCCCTATCGAGCGTGCGCGCGAGCAGGAACTAAAGGAACGATTGGCCGAGGCAGTTCAGGCCTTGCCCGAAAAGCAGCGCTCCGTCTTCCTCATGGCCCGTTACGACGGTATGAGCTACGATGCCATTGGGCACGTGTTGGAGATTCCGGTGGGTACCGTGAAGTCCCGGATGAATACGGCTGTAACCTACTTGATGGACCAATTGCGCGAGTTTATGCCATGA
- a CDS encoding PaaI family thioesterase codes for MYEPVHARNPNYREVVQAIFDKAPFVQMLGIQMTDLGPGWCESAMVITPTQLQQNGFVHAGMLATIADHTAGAAAGSLIEEGQMVLSVEYKINLLRPAVGESLRARAEVIRGGRRIIVVDSNVFARRDGEEKLVAKATVTLAAIEPGGF; via the coding sequence ATGTATGAACCCGTGCACGCGCGGAACCCCAATTACCGCGAAGTAGTCCAGGCCATTTTCGACAAGGCGCCATTCGTTCAAATGCTGGGAATCCAAATGACGGATCTCGGACCTGGGTGGTGCGAATCGGCGATGGTAATTACCCCTACGCAACTTCAGCAAAACGGATTTGTCCACGCGGGAATGCTTGCCACCATCGCCGACCATACGGCGGGCGCGGCGGCCGGTTCGCTCATCGAAGAGGGGCAGATGGTGCTCTCCGTGGAATACAAGATAAACCTGCTCAGACCCGCCGTTGGCGAGTCGCTGCGCGCGCGGGCCGAAGTCATTCGCGGTGGCCGGCGCATTATTGTGGTGGATTCCAACGTGTTTGCGCGGCGCGACGGAGAAGAGAAGCTGGTCGCCAAGGCCACTGTGACCCTGGCGGCGATTGAGCCTGGCGGGTTCTGA
- a CDS encoding class I SAM-dependent rRNA methyltransferase translates to MDNNASQDTHPRIPRVTLKAKEERRLLRGHLWGYRNEFQHVPDLADGAILDVVSDQGRFVGRGFYQASGGIGARILSRREEAIDQSFLERRIERALRYRQRVYPGSDVYRWIHGESDGLPGLIADRFGPVVSVQTQCAFYAQHMDWLTSALLAHEGVQGVRFEIASKARWFGTPVRPLIAAMDGLSLNIDVDSGQKTGMFLDQRDNAAAARVFAPGARVLDGHCYNGLWSCHFALAGAKHVLGVDTSGPALEQARKNAELNAVADRCEFECADIHEVLKRGERYDIVTLDPPALAKSRAHAEKALGVYHALNRDALAAVLPGGMLITSSCSHFVDAEAFLEMLKRAARAAQREVWLLEVRGAARDHPVLMSMPETAYLKCVIMRVF, encoded by the coding sequence GTGGATAATAACGCATCACAAGACACACACCCAAGGATTCCCCGCGTAACGCTTAAGGCGAAGGAAGAGCGCAGGCTTTTACGCGGCCATCTATGGGGATACCGCAATGAGTTCCAGCATGTGCCCGATTTGGCGGATGGCGCGATACTCGATGTGGTCTCCGATCAAGGCCGCTTCGTAGGTCGAGGCTTCTATCAGGCGAGCGGAGGGATCGGGGCTCGTATTCTGAGCCGGCGCGAGGAGGCTATCGATCAGAGCTTCTTGGAGCGCCGGATCGAGCGGGCTCTGCGTTATCGGCAGCGCGTATATCCGGGAAGCGATGTGTATCGGTGGATCCACGGAGAAAGCGATGGGTTGCCCGGACTCATCGCCGATCGTTTTGGGCCCGTCGTCTCCGTGCAGACTCAATGTGCATTTTACGCACAGCATATGGATTGGCTGACTTCCGCACTGCTGGCGCACGAGGGTGTGCAAGGGGTTCGCTTCGAGATTGCGTCGAAGGCCCGCTGGTTTGGAACTCCCGTGCGTCCCCTGATTGCCGCCATGGATGGCCTATCACTCAATATCGATGTAGACTCAGGTCAAAAGACAGGGATGTTCCTTGACCAACGTGACAACGCGGCTGCCGCTCGCGTCTTCGCACCTGGCGCCCGCGTGCTTGATGGTCATTGCTACAACGGACTCTGGAGTTGTCACTTCGCGCTGGCCGGCGCAAAACACGTGCTCGGCGTAGACACTTCGGGACCTGCCCTGGAGCAGGCGCGCAAGAACGCAGAACTTAATGCAGTGGCAGACCGTTGCGAATTCGAGTGCGCGGACATTCATGAGGTTCTGAAACGCGGCGAGCGGTACGACATTGTCACGTTAGATCCGCCGGCTCTTGCCAAGTCGCGCGCTCACGCAGAGAAGGCGCTTGGAGTGTACCATGCACTGAACCGCGATGCGCTGGCTGCTGTCTTGCCGGGTGGCATGCTCATCACGTCGTCATGCTCGCACTTTGTAGATGCAGAAGCTTTCCTTGAAATGCTTAAGCGAGCAGCGCGTGCGGCGCAGCGGGAAGTGTGGCTTCTCGAGGTGAGGGGCGCGGCGCGGGATCACCCCGTGCTGATGTCGATGCCGGAAACCGCGTACCTGAAGTGCGTCATAATGCGCGTGTTTTAG
- a CDS encoding PilZ domain-containing protein: protein MKADLDTVERSLAVGRAVIMCESDDTDGTGRVRGFIRGWQRGAYILLDIPDVKGSTFPFRVNVACVLRFISDGDACACSTAILDLGSGSHFSYLRVYWPSVIESIRVRRHGRAPVSCSCTVKLPEGREIEGELQDISAGGCRIVLKHSLPKDMPISLTFDLPDGSVVRGLASTVASIAQVGNGVAHGIQFSDPDECVVNDIEFFVASTLARLRGVEHEQPRILLITQDARNAGDLKMSLKDRNYDVTLAVGVVDGFFSLRLARPSALVVALASEGTCSADICRYVRETRQFAELPIVVYGGGSGEEKQVMEAGATKWFPQTTSVRDVCAALEVLVPHTADGEHAAFSRNGN from the coding sequence ATGAAAGCCGACCTGGACACAGTTGAGAGGTCGCTAGCCGTTGGGCGAGCGGTAATCATGTGTGAATCGGACGATACGGATGGCACTGGACGCGTCAGAGGATTCATCCGAGGTTGGCAGAGGGGTGCTTACATCCTGCTCGATATTCCGGATGTGAAAGGCTCCACTTTCCCGTTTCGTGTAAACGTGGCTTGTGTGCTGCGCTTTATTTCGGACGGAGACGCCTGCGCGTGTTCGACGGCGATTCTAGACCTTGGCAGTGGTTCTCATTTCTCTTACCTCCGCGTCTACTGGCCTAGCGTGATTGAAAGCATCCGCGTCAGACGTCATGGTCGCGCGCCCGTATCGTGCTCGTGCACGGTGAAGCTTCCGGAAGGGCGCGAAATAGAAGGTGAACTGCAGGACATCAGCGCGGGTGGGTGTCGTATTGTGCTGAAGCATTCTCTCCCGAAGGACATGCCTATCTCGTTGACCTTTGATTTGCCCGATGGTTCGGTCGTCCGAGGGCTGGCCTCGACTGTCGCGTCCATTGCGCAAGTGGGCAATGGCGTGGCCCACGGTATCCAGTTCTCTGATCCCGACGAGTGCGTTGTCAATGATATCGAGTTCTTTGTTGCCTCCACGCTTGCACGTCTGCGCGGAGTCGAGCACGAGCAGCCGAGGATTCTTCTCATTACCCAGGATGCTCGCAATGCGGGCGACCTGAAAATGTCGCTCAAAGATCGCAATTACGATGTGACCCTGGCCGTGGGAGTTGTGGACGGATTCTTTTCGCTTCGCCTGGCGCGACCGTCGGCGCTGGTAGTTGCTCTGGCTTCGGAAGGTACGTGCAGCGCGGATATATGCCGCTATGTGCGCGAGACACGACAGTTTGCCGAACTGCCCATCGTGGTCTACGGGGGCGGGTCCGGTGAGGAAAAGCAGGTTATGGAAGCGGGAGCCACGAAGTGGTTTCCGCAAACAACTTCGGTTCGAGATGTCTGCGCCGCACTAGAGGTCCTGGTCCCTCATACGGCAGACGGTGAACACGCCGCTTTCAGCCGGAATGGCAACTGA
- the clpA gene encoding ATP-dependent Clp protease ATP-binding subunit ClpA: MFSKALEMTLGAALTEARRRRHEYLCVEHLLFALLDDTYGRDILVNCGANMDRLRRALEEFFEHNVPSVPGNRNHVPQQTVGFERLVQRAIAHVHYSGKKEVDAGDILAAIFEEKNSHAAYFLRTEGMSRLDVLNFISHGISKLTTQDSPYPGGEGTQEQGEGEGGNRRDPLAAFTINLKTRAEQGKIDPLIGRDAELRRTLQVLCRRRKNNPVFVGEPGVGKTALVEGLALRIHLGQVPDILKDDQIIQLDLAALLAGTKFRGEFEARLKAVISRLVEQPNVILFIDEIHTVVGAGATTDSSMDASNILKPVLASGDLRCIGSTTYEEYKNHFERDRALSRRFQKIEIYEPSVEETVLILRGLKSRYEQHHAITYTDSALRAAAELSAKHINDRFLPDKAIDVIDEAGASVRLMPNADRKTIRPVDIERVVADIAKIPTRSVSSSDKAQLGMLEDELKRMVFGQDEAIHAVATSIKRSRAGLGTVDKPVGCFLFTGPTGVGKTEVARQLASILGVHFARYDMSEYMEKHTVARLIGAPPGYVGFDQGGLLTDEIRRHPHCVLLLDEIEKAHPDLFNILLQVMDHATLTDNNGKKADFRNVILIMTSNAGAREMAAHTIGFSSGDADTAGKGLKAIEKAFTPEFRNRLDAIISFKSLAKEIIERIVDKFIGELQGRLAVRKVNLILTDAARAWLAEHGYDKHFGARPLGRLIQTEVKDALADELLFGRLEKGGTVQVDAKDDKLTFEYE; the protein is encoded by the coding sequence ATGTTTAGCAAAGCGCTCGAAATGACGCTTGGAGCCGCGTTGACGGAAGCGCGGCGGCGCAGGCATGAATACTTGTGTGTCGAGCACCTGTTGTTTGCCCTGTTGGATGACACATACGGGCGCGATATTCTGGTCAATTGCGGCGCAAACATGGATCGCCTGCGTCGCGCATTGGAAGAGTTCTTTGAACACAACGTGCCGTCGGTGCCGGGCAACCGCAATCACGTGCCCCAGCAAACGGTTGGATTTGAGCGCCTTGTGCAACGGGCTATCGCGCATGTTCATTACTCAGGAAAGAAGGAAGTCGACGCGGGAGACATTCTCGCGGCGATTTTCGAAGAGAAGAACTCGCACGCCGCGTACTTTCTGCGAACAGAAGGCATGTCGCGGCTTGACGTACTCAACTTTATCTCTCATGGCATATCAAAACTGACAACCCAGGATTCCCCGTATCCCGGAGGAGAGGGGACTCAAGAGCAAGGTGAGGGAGAGGGCGGCAATCGCCGGGATCCCTTGGCGGCATTCACGATCAACCTTAAGACTCGGGCTGAGCAGGGCAAGATCGATCCGCTCATCGGTCGAGATGCGGAACTGCGAAGAACGCTCCAAGTGCTGTGTCGTCGCAGGAAGAACAATCCGGTCTTCGTGGGTGAACCCGGTGTTGGGAAGACGGCTCTTGTCGAAGGCTTGGCCCTCCGCATTCACTTGGGGCAAGTTCCCGATATTCTGAAGGACGATCAGATTATCCAGCTCGACCTGGCGGCGCTCCTGGCGGGAACGAAGTTTCGCGGGGAATTCGAGGCACGTCTCAAGGCAGTCATCTCGCGCCTGGTTGAGCAACCGAACGTGATTCTGTTCATAGACGAGATCCACACGGTTGTGGGGGCCGGAGCCACTACGGACAGCTCGATGGATGCTTCGAACATTTTGAAACCGGTGCTTGCTTCCGGTGATTTGCGTTGCATCGGCTCGACCACGTACGAAGAGTACAAGAATCACTTTGAACGCGATCGTGCCTTGTCTCGGCGATTTCAGAAGATCGAGATCTACGAACCCAGTGTCGAAGAGACGGTACTCATTTTGCGTGGATTGAAGTCGCGGTACGAGCAACACCATGCCATTACGTATACGGATTCAGCGCTTCGCGCTGCGGCCGAGCTCTCTGCTAAGCACATTAACGACCGCTTTCTGCCCGACAAGGCCATCGATGTGATCGACGAGGCCGGCGCCAGCGTGCGCCTGATGCCAAACGCCGACAGAAAGACCATTCGCCCCGTGGATATCGAACGTGTGGTCGCCGATATCGCGAAGATCCCGACGCGCAGCGTATCGTCGTCCGACAAGGCGCAGCTTGGCATGCTTGAGGATGAACTGAAGCGCATGGTCTTCGGGCAAGACGAGGCTATTCACGCCGTTGCGACGAGCATTAAGCGGTCGCGAGCGGGACTGGGCACCGTGGACAAACCTGTCGGCTGTTTCCTCTTCACGGGGCCGACCGGTGTAGGTAAGACTGAAGTGGCTCGGCAACTAGCGTCCATCCTGGGCGTGCACTTCGCGCGCTACGACATGAGCGAGTACATGGAGAAGCACACGGTGGCGCGGTTGATTGGCGCGCCTCCCGGTTATGTTGGCTTCGACCAAGGCGGGTTGCTTACCGACGAGATTCGCAGGCATCCGCACTGCGTGCTTCTCCTCGATGAAATCGAGAAGGCGCACCCGGACCTGTTCAATATCCTCTTGCAGGTTATGGACCATGCGACGTTGACGGACAACAATGGTAAGAAGGCGGATTTCCGGAACGTTATCCTTATCATGACCTCGAATGCAGGCGCTCGCGAAATGGCGGCTCATACGATTGGCTTCTCGTCAGGCGACGCCGACACGGCGGGGAAGGGTTTGAAGGCGATTGAAAAGGCGTTTACTCCCGAGTTCCGGAACCGGCTGGACGCGATCATTTCGTTCAAGTCGCTCGCGAAGGAAATCATTGAGCGTATAGTCGACAAGTTCATTGGCGAACTTCAGGGGCGTTTGGCGGTGCGCAAAGTCAATCTCATCTTGACCGATGCCGCCAGGGCATGGTTGGCCGAGCACGGTTACGACAAGCATTTCGGGGCTCGGCCGTTAGGGCGCCTCATTCAGACCGAGGTTAAGGATGCCCTCGCCGATGAACTGCTCTTTGGGCGGCTTGAGAAGGGCGGGACCGTCCAAGTCGACGCCAAAGATGACAAGCTAACATTTGAGTACGAGTGA
- a CDS encoding ATP-dependent Clp protease adaptor ClpS has translation MLSYCLGCGHGRARIRTLRDPEVPEYISSPGTSAETKVREELKAPDMFRVLMHNDDYTTMDFVVHVLRNVFCKPTEEAVRIMLNIHHEGVGVCGVFTADIAETKIASVHAQAEAQGYPLRCSMEPA, from the coding sequence ATGCTATCATACTGCCTGGGCTGTGGACATGGCCGCGCCCGCATTCGAACACTGAGAGATCCGGAAGTGCCCGAATACATTTCATCACCAGGTACGTCAGCCGAGACCAAAGTCCGGGAAGAGTTGAAGGCCCCGGACATGTTTCGGGTGTTGATGCACAACGACGATTATACGACGATGGACTTTGTTGTCCATGTGTTGCGAAACGTCTTCTGTAAGCCTACGGAAGAAGCCGTGCGCATAATGCTCAATATTCACCACGAGGGAGTCGGCGTTTGCGGCGTGTTTACCGCCGACATCGCTGAAACGAAGATTGCCTCGGTACACGCACAGGCCGAAGCGCAGGGGTATCCCTTGCGTTGCAGCATGGAACCGGCCTAG
- a CDS encoding CYTH domain-containing protein produces the protein MGIEIERKFLVSDTSFLKDLKGARCAQGYLAVGPPVAVRVRIMDGTATLNVKTATTAISRTEFEYEIPLEDAEGLLKSSCVGTPIDKTRYFVEHDGMTWEVDVFAGANTGLIVAEIELDNEDQPFSRPVWLGDEVSGDPRYLNTHLSQSPFTTWVT, from the coding sequence ATGGGGATAGAGATTGAACGGAAATTTCTTGTCAGCGACACGTCATTTCTTAAAGACTTGAAGGGAGCTCGTTGCGCTCAAGGGTACCTCGCCGTGGGGCCACCCGTTGCCGTGCGCGTCCGCATCATGGACGGCACGGCCACGCTCAACGTCAAGACCGCTACGACCGCGATTTCGCGTACAGAGTTCGAATATGAGATTCCTCTCGAAGACGCTGAAGGGCTCCTGAAGTCCTCGTGTGTGGGAACGCCGATCGACAAGACGCGTTACTTCGTGGAGCATGACGGCATGACATGGGAAGTGGACGTGTTTGCCGGGGCAAACACTGGACTCATCGTTGCGGAAATCGAACTCGACAACGAAGACCAGCCGTTTTCGCGTCCAGTCTGGCTTGGCGATGAAGTCTCGGGAGACCCCCGATATTTGAACACTCACTTAAGCCAAAGCCCCTTCACTACGTGGGTAACGTGA
- a CDS encoding DUF1080 domain-containing protein codes for MKRMVFGVAVALSAAWLAHAVGVTLVARCFEKATFENIWKAPLGEWQIVADVFTDPADDKKLGSKPGDGVAVNGPNGKTNHLVTNKEFGDVDLTVDFMVPKGSNSGIYLQGRYEIQILDSFGVEAPTYTDCGGIYQRWKEDPGIDDSQRGYEGHAPLSNASKKPGEWQTFHIIFRAPKFDSNGNKVANAKFEKVWLNDVLVQDNIEVTGPTRASMSNDEKPIGPIMLQGDHGPIAYRNLRVVIPEHVY; via the coding sequence ATGAAACGCATGGTATTCGGAGTGGCAGTGGCCCTCAGCGCTGCTTGGCTGGCGCATGCTGTTGGAGTGACGCTCGTAGCCCGGTGTTTCGAAAAGGCCACATTTGAGAACATATGGAAAGCACCGCTCGGTGAATGGCAGATCGTCGCGGATGTATTCACAGATCCCGCGGATGACAAGAAGCTCGGCTCCAAACCCGGCGACGGCGTGGCTGTGAACGGACCAAATGGCAAGACCAATCACCTTGTAACGAACAAGGAGTTTGGCGACGTCGATTTGACCGTCGATTTCATGGTTCCCAAAGGCTCGAATTCGGGCATTTACCTTCAGGGCCGCTATGAGATCCAAATCCTCGACAGTTTCGGTGTCGAGGCGCCGACGTATACGGACTGCGGCGGAATTTACCAGCGTTGGAAAGAAGACCCGGGCATCGACGATTCACAGCGCGGCTACGAGGGACATGCTCCGCTTTCGAACGCTTCCAAGAAGCCAGGAGAATGGCAGACTTTCCACATCATTTTCCGCGCACCCAAGTTTGACAGTAACGGCAACAAAGTGGCCAATGCCAAGTTTGAGAAGGTGTGGCTGAATGACGTCCTGGTGCAAGACAACATAGAGGTCACCGGGCCTACACGCGCCTCAATGTCCAATGACGAGAAGCCAATCGGTCCCATAATGCTTCAAGGAGATCACGGTCCGATTGCCTACAGAAACCTGCGGGTAGTCATTCCAGAACACGTCTATTGA